From a single Tursiops truncatus isolate mTurTru1 chromosome 20, mTurTru1.mat.Y, whole genome shotgun sequence genomic region:
- the MEIOC gene encoding meiosis-specific coiled-coil domain-containing protein MEIOC, translating to MERKVALRGGANRCWNLSVDASSRLTDVFNSVMLTGSPSFYDCYKSQSEDSVDLRQTYAPLSSSTEYASSVDSSLFYAPSSMYGDDIKQPSNSQISVKNRIQTERNDYGSETDLYGLVSNILEEQDKSQPYFTEGTCSSNLKSVWPVNTSRFADHHDLLTETKRPIDTAISQQAFYTGESVSAVEKQYLHNSNLIPQQKIDELYHGFTGLDLEEQWMYPSRSDHSNCYSIQTNDTAKTTFQEYLSIKNCFTPHIGLSDIMKESGVDTYSYGREKICAKGLEAPLQQKRAEMFLSQFNRYNENADYCRYPEYAYPNKAKLNKCSNFSVQDSKKLASGTPETPTVEADTYTKLFQVKPANQKKMEATIPDQQNFTFPKTIPHLTEKQLAKEAFTADFGLKSECGLKPHTACPANNDFVNVTEKQQFTKPDPPNSEYFRSVNLLANSAASSGSINLNRPTWMNVQTKNNTLIPYRNQGNLMKLNTHLSAASKGSNHSSDFLQLSSTNLTANSNLFQKYCQENPSAFSSCDFGYNGAERIQSVSHMKGLTKTGEENLFESVTDKKIKQPNGFYDNYSAQQYGIIENVNKHYFQAMPQSGHYDPEEGPKHLDSLSQNTYQDLLESQGHFNSHRQGSGENNINSRVNRTQVSCFSNNYMMGDLRHNQSFQQLGSNGFPLRSTHPLGHSVVPLLDSYDLFSYDDLSHLNPYFNDMMYGDNSFSGFVPTFGFQRPIKTRSGPASELHIRLEECYEQWRALEKERKTTELALAKNYPAKKVSSTNNTPIPRLTSNPSRVDRLIVDELREQARVVTLLGKMERLRSSPLHASISTALDRHLESIHIVQSRRKDEIVNASNRQRQGVPRCQDDRDVFALASAIKEMCVATRKARTTLWCALQMTLPKTASTAGQTDVEKALQDIVNCEDKVHESLNSSNPMNQRGEANKH from the exons ATGGAG CGGAAAGTCGCGTTACGTGGAGGTGCGAATCGCTGCTGGAACCTCAGTGTCGACGCCAGCAGTCGGCTAACAGATGTCTTCAACAGCGTGATGTTGACTGGCTCCCCTTCCTTCTATGATTGCTACAAGTCGCAG AGTGAAGACAGTGTTGACCTAAGGCAGACCTATGCTCCACTTTCTTCATCAACAGAATATGCAAGTTCTGTAGATTCTTCACTTTTCTATGCACCATCGTCTATGTATGGAGATGATATTAAACAGCCCTCTAATTCTCAGATCAGTGTAAAGAACag GAttcaaacagaaagaaatgacTATGGTAGTGAAACAGACTTATATGGACTTGTGTCTAACATTTTGGAAGAGCAAGATAAATCACAGCCATATTTCACTGAGGG GACCTGCTCCTCCAATTTAAAGTCAGTTTGGCCAGTGAACACAAGCAGATTTGCAGATCACCATGACCTCTTAACAGAAACCAAAAGGCCAATAGATACAGCCATCTCTCAGCAAGCTTTTTATACTGGTGAATCTGTGTCAGCAGTGGAAAAGCAGTACCTGCATAATAGTAATCTGATACCACAACAAAAAATAGATGAACTTTATCATGGATTTACTGGTTTAGACCTTGAAGAACAATGGATGTACCCCTCACGAAGTGATCATTCTAACTGTTACAGTATTCAGACAAATGATACAGCTAAGACGACATTTCAAGAATATCTATCTATCAAAAACTGTTTTACACCCCACATTGGTCTGTCTGACATCATGAAAGAATCAGGAGTTGATACCTACTcttatggaagagaaaaaatatgtgCTAAAGGTCTTGAAGCACCATTACAGCAAAAGAGGGCAGAGATGTTTCTTTCCCAATTTAATAGATACAATGAAAATGCAGATTATTGTAGATACCCAGAATATGCTTATCCTAATAAGGCTAAGCTGAATAAGTGTTCAAATTTTAGTGTCCAAGATAGTAAAAAATTAGCCAGTGGCACACCTGAAACACCAACTGTAGAAGCAGACACCTACACAAAGTTATTTCAGGTTAAACcagcaaatcagaaaaaaatggaggcgaCAATACCTGACCAGCAGAATTTCACATTTCCAAAAACTATACCACATCTGACAGAAAAACAGTTAGCAAAGGAAGCATTTACTGCTGATTTTGGCTTAAAATCAGAATGTGGACTAAAACCTCACACAGCTTGTCCAGCTAATAATGATTTTGTCAATGTCACAGAAAAGCAACAGTTTACTAAACCTGACCCCCCAAATTCTGAGTATTTTAGGTCAGTGAATTTACTAGCAAACTCAGCAGCATCTTCAGGCAGTATCAACTTAAACAGACCAACTTGGATGAATgtccaaacaaaaaataacactcTTATTCCTTATCGAAATCAAGGTAACTTGATGAAATTAAATACTCATTTAAGTGCAGCTTCAAAAGGTTCTAACCATTCTTCAGATTTCCTGCAACTATCATCTACAAATTTAACAGCAAATAGCAATTTATTTCAGAAGTATTGCCAAGAAAACCCTTCAGCATTTtctagttgtgattttggttATAATGGTGCAGAAAGAATTCAATCTGTCAGTCACATGAAAGGACTGACAAAGACTGGAGAAGAAAATCTCTTTGAATCTGTTAccgataaaaaaataaagcagccaAATGGATTTTATGATAACTATTCAGCTCAGCAGTATGGGATCattgaaaatgtaaacaaacattattttcaaGCTATGCCCCAGAGTGGCCATTATGATCCTGAGGAAGGGCCTAAGCATTTAGATAGCTTATCTCAAAATACATATCAAGATCTGCTGGAGTCACAGGGTCATTTTAATAGCCACAGACAGGGAAGTGGAGAGAACAATATTAATAGCCGTGTGAATCGCACACAGGTGTCAtgcttttctaataattataTGATGGGAGATTTAAGGCATAATCAGAGTTTTCAACAACTTGGTTCAAATGGGTTTCCCCTAAGATCCACACACCCACTTGGCCATTCAGTTGTTCCACTGTTGGATTCCTATGATTTGTTTTCTTACGATGACTTAAGCCATTTAAACCCGTATTTCAATGATATGATGTATGGTGATaattccttttctggttttgtgccaacTTTTGGATTTCAAAGACCAATTAAAACCCGTAGTGGACCAGCCAGTGAACTTCATATTCGTCTAGAAGAGTGCTATGAACAATGGAGAGCattagaaaaggagagaaaaacg ACTGAATTGGCCCTTGCCAAAAATTATCCAGCGAAAAAGGTATCGAGTACTAATAATACTCCAATTCCAAGGCTAACCTCCAACCCATCTAGAGTTGATCGCTTAATTGTGGATGAACTTCGAGAACAAGCCAGA GTTGTGACTTTACTGGGCAAAATGGAACGGCTTCGAAGCTCTCCCCTTCATGCCAGTATCTCTACAGCTCTTGATAGACACTTGGAGTCCATTCACATTGTACAGTCACGTAGAAAGGACGAAATTGTTAATGCTTCAAATCGGCAAAGGCAAGGTGTTCCTAGATGCCAAGACGACAGAG ATGTTTTTGCCCTTGCTTCAGCAATTAAAGAGATGTGTGTGGCTACTCGGAAAGCACGCACTACCCTGTGGTGTGCACTGCAGATGACCTTGCCAAAAACAGCCAGTACAGCTGGCCAAACAGATGTGGAAAAGGCTTTACAAGATATAGTAAACTGTGAAGATAAAGTCCATGAAAGCCTAAATAGTAGCAATCCAATGaaccagagaggtgaagcaaaCAAACATTAA
- the CCDC43 gene encoding coiled-coil domain-containing protein 43 isoform X1, with the protein MAAPSAVAAAASGESDGGGSGFESWLDGRLEALGVDRAVYGAYILGVLQEEEEEEKLDALQGILSAFLEEDSLLNICKEIVERWSETQNVVTKVKKEDEVQAIATLIEKQAQIVVKPRMVSEEEKQRKAALLAQYADVTDEEDEADEKDDSGATMMSTGSEKSLFRNTNVEDVLNARKLERDSLRDESQRKKEQDKLQRERDKLAKQERKEKEKKRTQRGERKR; encoded by the exons ATGGCGGCGCCCAGCGCAGTGGCCGCTGCTGCCTCCGGCGAGAGCGATGGAGGGGGCAGCGGCTTTGAATCGTGGCTAGACGGACGGTTGGAGGCGCTGGGAGTGGACCGAGCCGTTTACGGTGCCTACATCCTGGGAGTCcttcaggaggaggaggaagaggagaagctgGACGCTCTGCAGGGTATCCTCTCTGCTTTCCTG GAAGAAGATTCCCTTCTTAACATCTGCAAGGAGATTGTGGAACGATGGTCGGAAACTCAGAATGTTGTCACCAAAGTGAAAAAAGAAG ATGAGGTCCAGGCCATTGCCACCCTCATTGAGAAGCAGGCGCAGATTGTGGTGAAGCCCAGGATGGTGTCagaagaggagaagcagaggaaagcTGCGCTCCTGGCGCAGTATGCTGACGTGACAGACGAAGAGGA TGAAGCAGATGAGAAGGATGATTCAGGTGCCACCATGATGAGCACTGGTTCTGAGAAAT CCCTGTTTCGAAACACCAACGTGGAAGATGTCCTTAATGCCCGAAAACTGGAGCGAGACTCTCTTCGGGATGAGTCccaaaggaagaaggaacaggacaAGCTGCAGAGGGAGAGGGACAAGCTAGCCAAGCAGGAGcgcaaggaaaaggaaaagaaaaggactcAAAGAGGAGAGCGAAAGCGATAA
- the CCDC43 gene encoding coiled-coil domain-containing protein 43 isoform X2: MAAPSAVAAAASGESDGGGSGFESWLDGRLEALGVDRAVYGAYILGVLQEEEEEEKLDALQGILSAFLEEDSLLNICKEIVERWSETQNVVTKVKKEDEVQAIATLIEKQAQIVVKPRMVSEEEKQRKAALLAQYADVTDEEDEADEKDDSGATMMSTGSEKLCILQTLYLKCCYRGLPWWRSG, translated from the exons ATGGCGGCGCCCAGCGCAGTGGCCGCTGCTGCCTCCGGCGAGAGCGATGGAGGGGGCAGCGGCTTTGAATCGTGGCTAGACGGACGGTTGGAGGCGCTGGGAGTGGACCGAGCCGTTTACGGTGCCTACATCCTGGGAGTCcttcaggaggaggaggaagaggagaagctgGACGCTCTGCAGGGTATCCTCTCTGCTTTCCTG GAAGAAGATTCCCTTCTTAACATCTGCAAGGAGATTGTGGAACGATGGTCGGAAACTCAGAATGTTGTCACCAAAGTGAAAAAAGAAG ATGAGGTCCAGGCCATTGCCACCCTCATTGAGAAGCAGGCGCAGATTGTGGTGAAGCCCAGGATGGTGTCagaagaggagaagcagaggaaagcTGCGCTCCTGGCGCAGTATGCTGACGTGACAGACGAAGAGGA TGAAGCAGATGAGAAGGATGATTCAGGTGCCACCATGATGAGCACTGGTTCTGAGAAAT TGTGTATTCTGCAGACTCTGTATTTAAAATGCTGTtaccggggacttccctggtggcgcagtggttaa